Genomic segment of Vulpes lagopus strain Blue_001 chromosome 7, ASM1834538v1, whole genome shotgun sequence:
tatttttttaggttttatttatttatttgagagtgagagagatatatatagagagagaacacaagccagggggaaagggcagagggaggtggagaagcagacccgccactgagcagggggcccaacgtgggactcgagcccaggatcccaggatcataatctgagctgcaggcagacgctgaactgaatgagccacccaggtgcccctgcttgaGTCACTTTTAAATGATCAAACACCAAAATTAGTATCAGAAGAAAGAGAGTTTAGAGCTACGAGAAGATTAAAGATGGATAACTAAGATCCATATGGCTAATATAATTCAATTACAAAATATACAATACCACTAGACTATATAACCTGCTTGAGGGCAGGAGCCAAGTTCTTATCACTTTCTATCATCTTCTAGTATCTACCATGATGTTTTGCCCACAAAGTGAGTCTATCACAAATTTTAATTCAACGGAAATTATTTGAACGTATCCTTTCTGCAGGGCAACCTGAGATCCTGAGTAGAATCTCTAGAACAGCCTTTGGCTTAGAGGAATACTAGACACTGTGATTGATGGCAATGGGACTACAGCCATTGTAAAGTAAGGcttaaaagaaattgagaaacatAGATGGCCTCCAGGCCATATTTATAATCAGGGCAGAGTGGCCAGCTCTGGACAGCCTATTTCATTGGATAGTTAGAGGCAAtcaaaaaattcaaatagaaggcaactttaaaaaatactttaaaagaaatggcaaatactAATGCTCATTTGGTATGGATCAAGTGTATCTTAATTCATATTAGCCCAGGTCCCATGGATATTTGGTACAGGCAAAAGATGTTTCTTCTGAAAGAATTCTGGAAAATGATGGtccatttaaaatagtttattattgttaataaagGAACTTATTTCAGGCTTTATGTCACAGAAATCAGGCATGGCtattaaaaagaacacaaatgtcTGGAAAAAAGATTGCAATGGGTCAAATCTTGGAAAGAAAGCTTGATCAGAATGGAAATGCGACAATGTTCCAGGATTATGTGTGTTACTAAAAGCAAAGAATATgacaactatatatattttatatgataactatattaaaagagaagaaaaataaaaaataaaagagaagaaatataagCAAGTATGGGATTGATTTCCAGTGGAAATACTATTTAAATGGTGTAGAGGGTCAATTGGATTCAATTCTGGGGTTTCAGTTTTGTGGAGCTGTTTCTTTCTCACACCCTTGCAtgatttataacatttttgaatGATAGTCTTGTCAtctaataaattttcttttgattcctgAAGATGCATGTTTGTCTCCGTCTTAATTTAACCTGGATCAATTATTGTGGAATAAAGAAGACGATGTGGATTCTGTAAGGTGAAGAACTGACCAGCCAGTTTCAGGCCCTGAGCTATCAAATCTGATTCTTAGAATCCACGTTCTCAAGTCTGGCTCTttgtttagagaaagaaaaaaaccaatagGGTGGCTTGAGGGAGACTTTTCCCCATCTTCACTGAAGACTGATGAGCAATCTATTACTGAGGATCCTGTTGAGAAATTTGTGAACAATTGAAAGAGTTTATCTGATGGCGGACCAGTTGTGAAATTTAGCATCGAGTATTTGATTCTTAAAGGAAGAAGATTTATTTGGGAATTGTGAGTTTCCTTGTGTGGAAAAGGAGAACGTATTCCCTTTATTCTGTTTCCATACAAAAATCAACAACCCCAACCACATCTAAGTAAGAAGGAGAGTTCTCTGCTCAACAAAGTTAACATTCtagttcttccttttccttccttgtaTCTTTGATATATGGCTGcctgtgtgtgtggttgtgtgtgtgtgtgtgtgtgtgtgtgtgtgcacttagAGCCTAATGGCCTGAGCTTTTACTAAATGTATGCCTTTAATTTTTATCTGATATTCTTCTGTCATAAAAACCTATCTTGTCTTTTCTATCCCAATACAAAGCAGATGCAtgacaaatgtttgttgactCTGGTCCTTCTTCTAATAACTGATGGGAAATCCAGGAAAAGAATGTGTTGTTTTCTCAAATACTGCTCTGTAAATCTCAGACGATAAAGTGCCAGCTAATCACCCCCTGGGTCCCAGGCTTTCACTGGGGCCTTCTAAAATACACAAAACTCAAGTGGAGGCATGACACCATTAGCACTACATAATTCAAGCAAACAATAAATGTGTTTACTCTGCCTGGCTACTGACCACCTGCCTTTCCATCCCACAAGGCAGGTATCTATATATAGGATCTCCTTGTTTGCATTCCTGCAGAGAATGagcctttctttcctttaggCCTCACCATCTGTGGATCTGAAAGAAGCTTGGGCCCCCCTGACAGCATGTGTCTGGTCTTACTTCTGCTGCTGGTGCTCCTGCCTCTAGGGAAGGCTGCACAGCAGAGGGATGGCCGACAAACTCAGAGCTCTGTGTCCCCTGTGATCCTAGAAAGGAATCGCAGGGAGCTCCCCATTGGCAACCACGAGGAAGCTGAGGAGAAGCCAGATCTTTTTGTTGCGGTGCCACACCTCGTAGGTACAGGAGAaggccagaggcagagagagaagatgtTGTCCAGGTTTGGCAGGCTCTGGAAGAAGCCTGAGCGAGACCTGCACCCATCCCAGGACTTGGTCAGTGAGCACTTCCCACCTGGGACCCATGCCCTCACTCAGCCAAAAGATGGGATGCAAATGGAGAAATCTCCTCTTCGGGAGGAGGCCAAGAAATTCTGGCACCACTTCATGTTCAGAATGAGTCCGGCTTCTCAGGGGATCATCCTGCCCATCAAAAGCCATGAAGTGCATCAGGAGACCTGTAGGACAGTGCCCTTCGGCCAGGTATCTGTTCTGGAGGGAGAGGGGATCAGGAAAGGGGTGGACAACTGCAACAGGTGGAGGGTAAGGAAGGGGCTGCCAGGACCCCGAGTCTCACCTAACTCCCAAATTTGGTCCTTGGGCACTCATTATAACATTTGCCAAGGATGATCATACTCCCCAAATTTCCGTCTAACTTGCCCTTGTTTCTTGGTGTTCTGGAAATGCTGTAAGAATGATATGATGGTACTGCCCAGATTAATAACCCTTCAGAGTGATGGCACAGAACTTTGTTTTAtgggttttacttatttttctgttgGAGGGGTTCTATCCAGAGGGATAGGTGAGACTGTGCCCTCAGTAAGGAAGAGTGGGAACCTAGAGCAATAACCAGAACTTCTCTCTAGCTATTCCTCTACACTCTATTGGGATGTGGATGAGCAGGTCGGCTCTACCTGTAGATAAGGTGAGATACATGGGACTCCTCCCCAAACAGCCGCATACATATGTATCTTGGCCTTAATCCCTGTATTTCCTACCCAACTACTTCATAGGCTGTCTGACCGAAGTTGCTACATCATTTCTAACATTACCGCAgcaaaaaatgatttaatttaatttattttctcataagcTTTCAAAAAATGATATCAGTGTGAaatcacattttttccttttggaaacgCCTCCTACTTCATGTCCTGTTGGCTGATTTGTGGTTATTATGATGGATTCAGCACCATTTTAAGACAAAGGGGCATTCTACTATCCACTTCCTCCCATCAGTCCTGGCAAGCCCTGCGCTCCAAATGTTAAATTAAACCGAGAAACTGCATCAGGTCCTTAAAAACGAAGATACTGAACCGAGAGCAACGCAGGGGAGAGTAAAATTTTACAGTCCAATAATGCTACCCAATTAAGCAGGCAGTATTATAAGGTAATTGACTGTGTAAGGCAGTTAAGTATGCTGCCTGAAAAGGCAAGGATATGTAGCAATAAGTCCATTATCAAATAATAATGACTGCTCTGTTGGCCATGTGCAATTAGAAAATTGCTCCCAAGAATCGTGCAATTGAATTTCCTTTGAAACTCTTATGTTGAATTCTATTGCtagttaaattaaaattaaagtgtttGACTCATATATCTTGAAGGGCACATAAAGCTAGGTGAGGGGGTATGGGAGGGGCAAAGGTGAGATGATGCATGATGATTTGCAGGCATATGTGCTATAACTTTGCCCCAGGCAGCTTCATAGATctcagaatagaatagaattcaTCTTGATGTTCTAATCTATTCTATGAACAGTTGAACAAACGTGTATGGAAAGTCTATTACGCATAATGCACTGTGAGACGTCGAATGATAAGGCACATTACTTAAATAGGAAGTTAGGCATTAGAATTTTTTCAACCGGTAACATGTAGTTAGATCAAATTTCTTAAAGTTTGgtatttaagatataaaatattttcttattaacttAAGGATTTCCTAAAGgctaatttatttatctactgaacaaaagaaatgtaattgaGGTGCCCTTATGCCGTTATAGATTAACCATCCCTTGGATATTGTAAAATATCCAAAATTGGAAAGGTTTTGAAATTTTAGTCTGAATTATCTT
This window contains:
- the CER1 gene encoding cerberus, translating into MCLVLLLLLVLLPLGKAAQQRDGRQTQSSVSPVILERNRRELPIGNHEEAEEKPDLFVAVPHLVGTGEGQRQREKMLSRFGRLWKKPERDLHPSQDLVSEHFPPGTHALTQPKDGMQMEKSPLREEAKKFWHHFMFRMSPASQGIILPIKSHEVHQETCRTVPFGQTITHEDCEKVVVQNNLCFGKCGSVRFPGAAQHPHTFCSHCSPAKFTTMHLQLNCTGFAPVVKVVMLVKECQCKMKTEHEHGHLLQAGSHAELHAQDSFIPGFST